A single window of Streptomyces griseoviridis DNA harbors:
- a CDS encoding MarR family winged helix-turn-helix transcriptional regulator, whose translation MEPETFPDELIDALVGVQRLLRRRLRPQVAPQLRGAEIELLRLVVAQPGIGISDAAKDLHLASNSVSTLVNQLSGQGYLSRERDPADRRAARLLPTQAAEARLDEWRRRRTELVRGTVSRLDEADRDALRAAIPALRNLADRLREETEER comes from the coding sequence GTGGAACCAGAAACCTTCCCCGACGAGCTGATCGACGCCCTCGTGGGCGTCCAACGGCTCCTCCGCCGCCGGCTGCGGCCCCAGGTGGCGCCGCAGCTGCGCGGCGCCGAGATCGAGCTGCTGCGGCTCGTCGTGGCGCAGCCCGGCATCGGCATCTCGGACGCCGCCAAGGACCTGCACCTCGCGAGCAACTCGGTGTCGACACTCGTCAACCAGTTGTCGGGGCAGGGCTATCTGAGCCGCGAGAGGGACCCCGCCGACCGGCGGGCGGCCCGACTGCTGCCGACCCAGGCCGCCGAGGCCCGCCTCGACGAGTGGCGCAGGCGCCGCACCGAACTGGTGCGCGGCACCGTGTCCCGCCTCGACGAGGCGGACCGGGACGCGTTGCGCGCGGCGATCCCGGCCCTGCGCAACCTGGCCGACCGACTGCGCGAGGAGACGGAGGAGCGATGA
- the glgX gene encoding glycogen debranching protein GlgX has protein sequence MTASRRTGAAPVWAGHPYPLGASFDGQGTNFALFSEVADAVDLILVDDDGTEERVQVTESDGFVWHCRLPGVGPGQRYGYRVHGPWQPHLGHRCNPAKLLLDPYARAVEGQIDNHASLFERTPGGPSPADSAGHTLLGVVTDPSFDWGDDRPPRRPYAETVIYEAHVRGLTRTHPEVPEALRGTYAGLAHPAVTGHLTSLGVTAVELMPVHQFAQDGVLRDQGLANYWGYNTIGFFAPHNSYAAEGSRGQQVAEFKSMVKALHAAGLEVILDVVYNHTAEGSEFGPTLSFRGIDNASYYRLVDGDRRHYYDTTGTGNSLLMRHPSVLQLIMDSLRYWVTEMHVDGFRFDLAATLARQFHEVDRLSAFFDLIQQDPVISRVKLIAEPWDLGEGGYQVGNFPPLWSEWNGKYRDTVRDFWRCTEHTLGEFASRLTGSSDLYQHGRRRPRASVNFVTAHDGFTLRDLVSYDEKHNEANGEDNRDGERDNRSWNCGAEGPTDDPAVLALRERQQRNLLATLLLSQGIPMLCHGDELGRTQGGNNNAYCQDNEVSWIDWRAADGHRALTDFTRYLIGLRAAHPVLRRRRYFRGDTATHPGQPLPDLVWLAPDAREMTEDDWERPDAHSVGVFLNGDAIAEPDPRGRPVVDDSFLILLNSYWQPVEFTLPGAAYGERWTTLLDTAEPQGPPDETEHKAGGALTVDARSLVLLTRPARTATATG, from the coding sequence GTGACCGCGTCCCGACGCACCGGGGCGGCGCCCGTCTGGGCGGGACACCCCTACCCGCTGGGCGCCTCCTTCGACGGTCAGGGCACCAACTTCGCGCTGTTCAGCGAGGTCGCCGACGCCGTCGACCTGATCCTCGTCGACGACGACGGCACCGAGGAACGCGTCCAGGTCACCGAGTCCGACGGGTTCGTCTGGCACTGCCGGCTGCCCGGCGTCGGCCCCGGGCAGCGCTACGGATACCGGGTGCACGGGCCCTGGCAGCCGCACCTCGGCCACCGCTGCAACCCGGCGAAGCTGCTGCTCGACCCGTACGCGCGGGCGGTCGAGGGGCAGATCGACAACCACGCCTCCCTGTTCGAGCGCACCCCGGGCGGCCCGTCCCCCGCCGACAGCGCGGGACACACCCTGCTCGGCGTCGTCACCGACCCGTCCTTCGACTGGGGCGACGACCGCCCGCCCCGCAGGCCGTACGCCGAGACGGTCATCTACGAGGCCCATGTGCGCGGCCTCACCCGCACCCACCCCGAGGTGCCCGAGGCGCTGCGCGGCACCTACGCGGGACTCGCCCACCCCGCCGTCACCGGACACCTCACCTCCCTCGGCGTGACCGCCGTCGAGCTGATGCCGGTCCACCAGTTCGCCCAGGACGGCGTCCTGCGCGACCAGGGCCTCGCCAACTACTGGGGCTACAACACCATCGGCTTCTTCGCCCCGCACAACTCCTATGCCGCCGAAGGCAGTCGGGGCCAGCAGGTCGCCGAGTTCAAGTCGATGGTGAAGGCGCTGCACGCGGCCGGACTCGAAGTGATCCTCGACGTCGTCTACAACCACACCGCCGAAGGCAGCGAGTTCGGGCCCACCCTGTCCTTCCGCGGCATCGACAACGCCTCCTACTACCGGCTCGTGGACGGCGACCGGCGCCACTACTACGACACCACGGGCACCGGCAACAGCCTGCTCATGCGGCACCCCTCCGTCCTCCAGCTGATCATGGACTCGCTGCGCTACTGGGTCACCGAGATGCACGTCGACGGCTTCCGCTTCGACCTCGCGGCCACCCTCGCCCGGCAGTTCCACGAGGTCGACCGGCTGTCGGCGTTCTTCGACCTGATCCAGCAGGACCCGGTGATCAGCCGCGTCAAGCTCATCGCGGAACCCTGGGACCTCGGCGAAGGCGGCTACCAGGTCGGCAACTTCCCGCCCCTGTGGTCCGAGTGGAACGGCAAGTACCGGGACACCGTGCGGGACTTCTGGCGCTGCACCGAGCACACCCTCGGCGAGTTCGCCTCCCGCCTCACCGGCTCCTCCGACCTCTACCAGCACGGCAGGCGCCGACCGCGCGCCAGCGTCAACTTCGTGACCGCGCACGACGGTTTCACCCTGCGCGACCTCGTCTCCTACGACGAGAAGCACAACGAGGCCAACGGCGAGGACAACCGGGACGGCGAGCGCGACAACCGCTCCTGGAACTGCGGCGCCGAGGGCCCGACCGACGACCCGGCCGTCCTCGCCCTGCGCGAGCGCCAGCAGCGCAACCTGCTCGCCACCCTGCTGCTCTCCCAGGGCATCCCGATGCTCTGCCACGGCGACGAACTGGGCCGCACCCAGGGCGGCAACAACAACGCCTACTGCCAGGACAACGAGGTCTCCTGGATCGACTGGCGGGCAGCGGACGGGCACCGCGCCCTCACCGACTTCACCCGCTACCTGATCGGCCTGCGCGCCGCCCACCCGGTGCTGCGCAGGCGCCGCTACTTCCGCGGCGACACCGCCACCCACCCCGGGCAGCCGCTGCCCGACCTGGTGTGGCTGGCGCCGGACGCCCGGGAGATGACCGAGGACGACTGGGAACGCCCCGACGCGCACTCCGTCGGCGTCTTCCTCAACGGCGACGCCATCGCCGAACCCGACCCGCGCGGCCGGCCCGTCGTCGACGACTCGTTCCTGATCCTGCTCAACAGCTACTGGCAGCCGGTCGAGTTCACCCTGCCCGGCGCCGCGTACGGCGAACGCTGGACGACGCTCCTCGACACCGCCGAGCCGCAGGGGCCGCCCGACGAGACCGAGCACAAGGCGGGCGGCGCGCTGACCGTCGACGCCCGCAGCCTGGTCCTGCTCACCCGACCGGCCCGAACCGCCACCGCCACCGGGTGA
- a CDS encoding VOC family protein has protein sequence MTDDTTRPASRTGAQPLTSRSVFGSPCWVSLTSRDLDATQEFYSTVLGWRWQPTGLGDRFRVALVEGTPVAGIAAVAGMWQMAVAWTPYFAVNSADQSVARAQERGGTAAVGPLSFPPGRAALLADRDGASFGIWEGELIGNWETWRRAAPAFIRLHTRDAFAAAIFYGEVLEWASDRPGSCEVHYEGGEVVLRSGGDVVARIESGALGAAPDPTLRPHWQVHFAVTDVAACVRDAEHGGGSVLSKGDDEAVLRDPDGAQFTVTLRGER, from the coding sequence ATGACCGACGACACGACCCGCCCCGCGTCCCGGACCGGGGCGCAGCCGCTCACCTCGCGCTCCGTCTTCGGATCCCCCTGCTGGGTCAGTCTGACCAGCCGGGATCTGGACGCCACCCAGGAGTTCTACTCGACGGTGCTCGGCTGGCGGTGGCAGCCCACCGGGCTCGGCGACCGCTTCCGGGTGGCCCTGGTGGAGGGCACACCGGTCGCCGGGATCGCGGCCGTCGCCGGCATGTGGCAGATGGCGGTGGCGTGGACGCCGTACTTCGCGGTGAACAGCGCCGACCAGTCGGTGGCGCGCGCCCAGGAGCGCGGCGGTACGGCGGCGGTCGGACCGCTCTCCTTCCCGCCCGGCCGGGCAGCGCTGCTCGCCGACCGGGACGGCGCGTCCTTCGGGATCTGGGAGGGCGAGCTGATCGGGAACTGGGAGACCTGGCGGCGCGCGGCCCCGGCCTTCATCCGGCTGCACACCCGGGACGCCTTCGCCGCCGCGATCTTCTACGGCGAGGTCCTGGAGTGGGCCTCGGACCGCCCCGGCTCCTGCGAGGTCCACTACGAGGGCGGCGAGGTGGTGCTGCGCAGCGGCGGCGACGTCGTCGCCCGGATCGAGTCGGGGGCGCTGGGCGCGGCCCCCGACCCGACCCTGCGGCCGCACTGGCAGGTGCACTTCGCCGTCACCGATGTGGCGGCGTGTGTGCGGGACGCCGAGCACGGCGGCGGCAGCGTCCTGTCCAAGGGCGACGACGAGGCGGTGCTGCGCGACCCCGACGGCGCCCAGTTCACGGTGACGCTGCGCGGCGAGCGCTGA
- a CDS encoding pep a2, whose protein sequence is MKTAVPCYYHLDVEVGPERVGQVGRILAAYLRLWDLETLVEPVCHGAGLLLGAVDEHAADKKLSIEMWWNGQHLITAVGDDSRELRPDPELRACLEQIAATSDGWGCCATATGGKVIWFSRRARAGERMPRVPNVPGPALRTGCRLPRTATVMTLPERTGPTLEQTG, encoded by the coding sequence ATGAAGACAGCAGTGCCCTGCTACTACCACCTCGACGTGGAGGTCGGCCCGGAGCGGGTCGGACAGGTCGGCCGGATCCTGGCCGCGTACTTGCGCCTGTGGGACCTGGAGACCCTGGTCGAGCCCGTCTGCCACGGCGCCGGACTGCTGCTCGGAGCCGTCGACGAGCACGCCGCCGACAAGAAGCTCTCCATCGAGATGTGGTGGAACGGCCAGCACCTGATCACCGCCGTCGGCGACGACAGCCGCGAACTGCGCCCCGACCCGGAACTGCGCGCCTGCCTGGAGCAGATCGCCGCCACCAGCGACGGCTGGGGCTGCTGCGCCACCGCCACCGGCGGCAAGGTCATCTGGTTCTCGCGACGGGCCAGGGCGGGCGAACGGATGCCCCGGGTACCGAACGTGCCGGGACCCGCCCTGCGCACCGGATGCCGACTCCCGCGCACGGCGACGGTGATGACCCTGCCCGAACGGACCGGCCCGACGCTGGAGCAGACCGGGTGA
- a CDS encoding ABC transporter permease — MSEAPAAPRAASAERARANGIGLLVRPPEPRAGWRLLPARVVAMCAVELQKLSHDRTELYTRAVQPALWLLIFGQTFTHIKAIPTGGIPYIDYLAPGIIAQSAMFIAIFYGIQIIWERDAGILNKLLVTPTPRSALITGKAFAAGVKSLIQAVVVIIIAALLGVALTWNPLRLLGVAAIVILGSAFFSCLSMTIAGIVLSRDRLMGFGQAITMPLFFASNALYPVSVMPGWIQAISKVNPLTYQVDALRGLLLGTPSHLLLDYGVLLVAAAVGITAASSLLGRLAR; from the coding sequence ATGTCCGAAGCACCCGCCGCACCGCGCGCCGCGTCGGCTGAGCGCGCCCGCGCGAACGGCATCGGCCTGCTCGTCCGCCCGCCCGAGCCACGCGCCGGCTGGCGGCTGCTGCCCGCGAGGGTGGTGGCGATGTGCGCGGTCGAGCTGCAGAAACTCAGCCACGACCGCACCGAGCTGTACACCCGCGCGGTGCAGCCCGCCCTCTGGCTGCTGATCTTCGGTCAGACGTTCACCCACATCAAGGCGATCCCCACCGGCGGCATCCCCTACATCGACTACCTGGCGCCCGGCATCATCGCCCAGTCCGCGATGTTCATCGCCATCTTCTACGGCATCCAGATCATCTGGGAGCGCGACGCCGGCATCCTCAACAAGCTCCTCGTGACCCCGACCCCACGCTCCGCGCTCATCACCGGCAAGGCGTTCGCGGCCGGCGTGAAGTCGCTGATCCAGGCCGTCGTCGTGATCATCATCGCGGCGCTCCTCGGCGTGGCGCTCACCTGGAACCCGCTGCGGCTGCTCGGCGTCGCCGCGATCGTGATCCTCGGATCGGCCTTCTTCTCCTGCCTGTCGATGACCATCGCCGGGATCGTCCTGAGCCGCGACCGGCTGATGGGCTTCGGACAGGCCATCACCATGCCGCTGTTCTTCGCCTCGAACGCCCTGTACCCGGTGTCGGTGATGCCGGGCTGGATCCAGGCCATCAGCAAGGTCAACCCGCTCACCTACCAGGTGGACGCGTTGCGCGGCCTGCTCCTCGGCACCCCCTCGCACCTCCTGCTCGACTACGGCGTCCTGCTGGTGGCGGCCGCGGTCGGCATCACCGCCGCCTCCTCGCTGCTGGGCCGACTGGCCCGCTGA
- a CDS encoding ABC transporter ATP-binding protein: protein MTRQSPDGPDAAVSCTGLVYAFGDTRAVDGLDLSVGEGEVFGLLGPNGAGKTTAIRCITTLLPVPAGMVRVFGNDAAHDRMAVRRLLGYVPQQLSADAGLSGRQNVSLFARVYDVARKERAERVAQALTAVGLTDAADRLASTYSGGMVRRLELAQALVSAPRLLILDEPTIGLDPIARTDVWDHINVVREVTGMTVLVTTHYMDEADQYCDRVGLMHRGRIRALGTPDELRAGLGERRRAEGAPATAPLPTLEDVFRDIAGSGLDDKSGDFRDVRSTRRTARRVG from the coding sequence ATGACCCGGCAGAGCCCCGACGGCCCGGACGCGGCGGTCAGCTGCACCGGCCTGGTGTACGCCTTCGGCGACACCCGCGCGGTGGACGGACTCGACCTGTCGGTGGGGGAGGGCGAGGTCTTCGGACTGCTCGGCCCCAACGGCGCGGGCAAGACCACCGCCATCCGCTGCATCACCACCCTGCTCCCGGTCCCCGCCGGCATGGTCAGGGTCTTCGGCAACGACGCCGCGCACGACCGCATGGCGGTGCGCAGACTGCTCGGCTACGTCCCGCAGCAGCTCTCCGCCGACGCCGGGCTCAGCGGCCGGCAGAACGTCTCCCTGTTCGCCCGCGTCTACGACGTGGCCCGCAAGGAGCGCGCCGAACGTGTCGCGCAGGCCCTGACCGCCGTCGGTCTCACCGACGCCGCCGACCGCCTCGCGAGCACCTACTCGGGCGGCATGGTCCGCCGCCTCGAACTCGCCCAGGCCCTGGTCAGCGCGCCCCGGCTGCTGATCCTCGACGAGCCGACCATCGGCCTCGACCCGATCGCCCGCACCGACGTCTGGGACCACATCAACGTCGTGCGCGAGGTCACCGGCATGACCGTCCTGGTCACCACCCACTACATGGACGAGGCCGACCAGTACTGCGACCGGGTCGGGCTCATGCACCGCGGCCGCATCCGCGCCCTCGGCACCCCGGACGAGCTGCGTGCGGGGCTCGGCGAACGGCGGCGCGCGGAGGGGGCGCCCGCCACGGCTCCGCTGCCCACCCTGGAGGACGTCTTCCGGGACATCGCCGGCAGCGGCCTCGACGACAAGTCAGGAGATTTCCGCGATGTCCGAAGCACCCGCCGCACCGCGCGCCGCGTCGGCTGA
- the hemC gene encoding hydroxymethylbilane synthase: protein MSVPELIRIVSRDSPMALAQVERVRAELTALYPGVRTEVVPVRTTGDKWLGDLSQVEGKGAFTKEVDAALLAGDADLAVHCVKDVPADRPLPAGTTFAAFLRRDDIRDALVHPGGLTLDELPAGTRIGTSSVRRVAQLAATHPDLECVPFRGNANRRLAKLAAGEADALLLAVAGLERIGRSDVISEVLSPEAMMPPIGAGILALQCREGDSELIDAVSALGDSDTYREATAERMFLHVLQGHCNSPIAGYARVDRSGELSLRACVFTPDGKTRLNAHEWAGRLDPATLGTSVAVALLREGAREIIDGIPH from the coding sequence ATGTCCGTGCCCGAACTGATCCGTATCGTCTCCCGCGACTCGCCCATGGCGCTCGCCCAAGTGGAGCGAGTCCGCGCCGAGTTGACCGCCCTGTACCCCGGTGTGCGCACCGAGGTCGTGCCGGTGAGGACCACCGGCGACAAGTGGCTGGGCGACCTGTCCCAGGTGGAGGGCAAGGGGGCGTTCACCAAGGAGGTCGACGCCGCGCTGCTCGCCGGTGACGCCGATCTCGCGGTGCACTGCGTGAAGGACGTGCCCGCCGACCGCCCGCTGCCCGCCGGGACCACGTTCGCCGCCTTCCTGCGGCGGGACGACATCCGGGACGCCCTCGTCCACCCGGGCGGCCTCACCCTCGACGAACTGCCCGCAGGCACCAGGATCGGCACCTCGTCGGTGCGCCGGGTCGCGCAGCTCGCCGCCACCCATCCCGATCTCGAGTGCGTGCCGTTCCGGGGCAACGCCAACCGGCGGCTGGCGAAGCTCGCGGCCGGCGAGGCGGACGCGCTGCTGCTCGCGGTGGCGGGCCTCGAACGCATCGGGCGCTCCGATGTGATCAGCGAGGTGCTGTCGCCCGAGGCGATGATGCCGCCGATCGGCGCGGGCATCCTGGCGCTGCAGTGCCGTGAGGGCGACAGCGAGCTGATCGACGCCGTCAGCGCCCTCGGCGACTCGGACACCTACCGGGAGGCCACCGCGGAGCGGATGTTCCTGCATGTCCTGCAGGGCCACTGCAACAGCCCGATCGCCGGGTACGCGCGGGTCGACCGCAGCGGTGAACTGTCGCTGCGGGCCTGCGTCTTCACCCCGGACGGCAAGACCCGGCTGAACGCGCACGAGTGGGCGGGGCGACTCGACCCGGCCACCCTGGGCACCTCGGTGGCCGTGGCGCTGCTGCGCGAGGGCGCCCGTGAGATCATCGACGGCATCCCGCACTGA
- a CDS encoding DUF5133 domain-containing protein, which produces MLLPAPAEVARHLRRYRAWERLMLASPTDPAVRSAFEDAGYSLCVLMGERCAREAADAAERYRHGSAGKGAPPRAERTGLPRTALSTRHGSPTAPGHAPAGAPSGPTQQ; this is translated from the coding sequence ATGCTGCTCCCCGCCCCAGCCGAAGTCGCCCGCCACCTGCGGCGCTACCGGGCCTGGGAACGCCTGATGCTGGCCTCCCCGACCGATCCCGCGGTGCGTTCCGCCTTCGAGGACGCGGGCTACTCGCTCTGCGTCCTGATGGGCGAACGGTGCGCCCGCGAGGCCGCGGACGCAGCCGAACGGTATCGGCACGGCAGCGCAGGCAAGGGCGCGCCCCCGCGCGCCGAACGGACCGGCCTCCCCCGTACGGCCCTCTCCACCCGGCACGGATCGCCCACCGCGCCGGGGCACGCCCCCGCGGGCGCCCCGTCCGGGCCCACGCAGCAGTGA
- a CDS encoding SigB/SigF/SigG family RNA polymerase sigma factor — translation MRTTGRANPHPHDDSPDTAAAFERLVTLPEGPARRALRDELVGAWLPMAERIARRFRGRGESYEDLCQVAALGLVKAVDGYDPVRGHAFESYAVPTVTGEIKRHFRDHLWTLHVPRRVQDLRNRVRKAAKELAQTTPGRPPTVAEIAARAQLTESEVRTGMEALECFTALSLDAEVLGTDGYCLGDGLGSPDPGYDVVVDRVTVMPCLNRLPEREQTILYLRFFHGMTQQGIADQLGVSQMHVSRLLNRCFAEVREEVLADADAELLAEAG, via the coding sequence ATGCGTACCACCGGCAGAGCGAACCCTCATCCCCACGACGACTCCCCCGACACCGCCGCCGCCTTCGAGCGGCTGGTGACGCTGCCCGAGGGGCCCGCGCGCAGAGCGCTGCGGGACGAACTGGTCGGCGCCTGGCTGCCCATGGCCGAACGGATCGCGCGCCGCTTCCGGGGCCGGGGCGAGTCCTACGAGGACCTCTGCCAGGTCGCCGCGCTCGGCCTCGTCAAGGCCGTCGACGGCTACGACCCGGTCCGCGGCCACGCCTTCGAGTCGTACGCGGTACCGACCGTCACCGGCGAGATCAAACGGCACTTCCGCGACCACCTGTGGACGCTGCACGTGCCGCGCCGGGTGCAGGACCTGCGCAACCGGGTCCGCAAGGCGGCCAAGGAGCTGGCCCAGACGACCCCGGGCCGGCCGCCGACCGTCGCCGAGATCGCCGCGCGGGCGCAGCTCACGGAGAGCGAGGTGCGCACCGGCATGGAGGCGCTGGAGTGCTTCACCGCGCTGTCCCTGGACGCGGAGGTGCTCGGCACCGACGGCTACTGCCTGGGCGACGGCCTCGGCTCCCCCGACCCCGGCTACGACGTCGTGGTGGACCGCGTGACCGTCATGCCGTGTCTGAACCGGCTGCCCGAGCGCGAACAGACCATCCTCTACCTGCGGTTCTTCCACGGGATGACCCAGCAGGGCATCGCCGATCAGCTCGGCGTCTCGCAGATGCACGTGTCACGGCTGCTCAACCGCTGTTTCGCGGAGGTCCGCGAGGAGGTCCTCGCGGACGCGGACGCGGAGCTGCTGGCGGAGGCCGGTTGA
- a CDS encoding cysteine dioxygenase, whose protein sequence is MNPEALPDRVLDKRELRALVEDLAARPERWREQVAFSDEQRHYASLYRDEYVDVWLLCWTRRNDTGWHDHDLSSGAVRVVQGALDESVPRIGGSHLSVTVGAGTSFCFGPEHIHRLTGATDDAVSIHAYSPPLWRLGQYDITRDGLMRRISVSYADELRPLDGTAA, encoded by the coding sequence ATGAACCCCGAGGCCCTGCCCGACCGCGTCCTCGACAAGCGCGAACTCAGGGCGCTCGTCGAGGATCTCGCCGCCCGCCCCGAACGCTGGCGCGAGCAGGTCGCCTTCTCCGACGAGCAGCGGCACTACGCGTCCCTGTACCGGGACGAGTACGTCGACGTCTGGCTGCTGTGCTGGACGCGCCGCAACGACACCGGCTGGCACGACCACGACCTCTCCTCCGGGGCGGTGCGCGTCGTGCAGGGCGCGCTCGACGAGTCCGTGCCACGCATCGGCGGCAGCCATCTCTCCGTCACGGTCGGCGCGGGCACGTCGTTCTGCTTCGGTCCCGAGCACATCCACCGGCTCACCGGGGCCACCGACGACGCGGTCTCGATCCACGCCTACTCGCCGCCGCTGTGGCGGCTCGGCCAGTACGACATCACGCGGGACGGCCTGATGCGCCGGATCTCGGTGTCGTACGCGGACGAACTGCGCCCACTGGACGGCACGGCGGCCTGA
- a CDS encoding NPP1 family protein, with protein MVSPKTKAHRRRWLTGLVGAAALVVAFPSVAMAAPPTALPANAEAAEVTFQPAFDYDTDGCYSTPAIGPDGTVNGGLNPTGALNGNCRDASDLDNTNSYSRYSCNNGWCAYMYGLYFEKDQALAGTSIGGHRHDWEHVVVWVQNGQVQYVSTSNHGSFTVHAASTVRFEGTHAKIVYHKDGISTHCFRLANSNDEPPENHKATWQYPPLVGWNGYPAGIRAKLTSYDFGSANFGLKDGSFASHLASAKPSGITFDPNA; from the coding sequence GTGGTGTCACCCAAGACCAAGGCACACCGCAGGAGATGGCTCACCGGACTGGTCGGGGCGGCGGCGCTCGTCGTCGCCTTCCCGTCCGTCGCGATGGCCGCGCCGCCGACCGCGCTGCCCGCCAACGCGGAGGCGGCGGAGGTCACCTTCCAGCCGGCGTTCGACTACGACACGGACGGCTGCTACTCCACCCCGGCGATCGGCCCCGACGGGACCGTCAACGGCGGCCTCAACCCCACCGGGGCCCTGAACGGCAACTGCCGGGACGCCTCCGACCTGGACAACACCAACAGCTACTCGCGCTACAGCTGCAACAACGGCTGGTGCGCCTACATGTACGGGCTCTACTTCGAGAAGGACCAGGCCCTCGCGGGCACCAGCATCGGCGGCCACCGGCACGACTGGGAGCACGTCGTGGTGTGGGTGCAGAACGGCCAGGTCCAGTACGTCTCGACGTCCAACCACGGCTCGTTCACCGTGCACGCGGCCTCCACGGTCCGCTTCGAGGGCACCCACGCGAAGATCGTCTACCACAAGGACGGCATCAGCACCCACTGCTTCCGGCTGGCCAACTCCAACGACGAGCCGCCGGAGAACCACAAGGCCACCTGGCAGTACCCGCCGCTGGTCGGCTGGAACGGCTACCCGGCCGGCATCCGCGCCAAGCTCACCTCGTACGACTTCGGCAGCGCCAACTTCGGCCTGAAGGACGGCAGTTTCGCCTCCCACCTGGCCTCCGCCAAGCCGTCCGGCATCACGTTCGACCCCAACGCCTGA